CACGAGGGGCTCAGCCCAGGCGCGCCGCCAGGTTCTCGTCGAGGGCCGCGAGGAACTCCTCGGTCGTCAGCCACGGCTGCTCCGGGCCGATGAGCAGCGCGAGGTCCTTCGTCATCTTGCCGCTCTCGACGGTCGCGATGACGACGTCCTCGAGCGTCTCGGCGAAGCGCGTGACCTCGGGGGTGCCGTCGAGCTTGCCGCGGTGCTTGAGGCCGCCCGTCCACGCGAAGATCGAGGCGATCGGGTTCGTCGACGTCGGCTTGCCCGCCTGGTGCTGGCGGTAGTGACGCGTCACCGTGCCGTGCGCCGCCTCGGCCTCGACGGTCTTGCCGTCGGGCGTCATGAGGACCGACGTCATCAGACCCAGCGAGCCGAAACCCTGCGCGACCGTGTCGGACTGCACGTCACCGTCGTAGTTCTTGCACGCCCAGACGTAGCCGCCCTCCCACTTCATCGCGGCGGCGACCATGTCGTCGATCAGACGGTGCTCGTACGTCAGGCCCGCGGCGTCGAACTGCTCCTTGAACTCGGTGTCGAACACCTCCTGGAAGATGTCCTTGAACGCACCGTCGTACGCCTTGAGGATCGTGTTCTTCGTCGAGAGGTACACCGGGTAGCCGCGCTGCAGGCCGTACGCGAACGAGGCGCGCGCGAAGTCGCGGATCGACTCGTTGAAGTTGTACATGCCCATCGCGACGCCGCCCGCCTCCGGGTACGTCACGACCTGCTGCTTGATGGGCTCCGAGCCGTCCGCCGGCTCGAACGTCAGGGTGAGCGTGCCCGCACCCGGGACCTTGAAGTTGGTCGCCTTGTACTGGTCGCCGTGCGCGTGACGGCCGATGATGATCGGCTTGTTCCAGCCCGGCACGAGGCGCGGGATGTTGCTGATGATGATCGGCTCGCGGAACACGACGCCGCCCAGGATGTTGCGGATCGTGCCGTTCGGCGACAGCCACATCTTCTTGAGGCCGAACTCCTCCACGCGCGCCTCGTCCGGCGTGATCGTGGCGCACTTGACGCCGACGCCGTGCTCCTTGATCGCGTGGGCCGCGTCGATCGTCACCTGGTCGTCGGTCGCGTCGCGGTTCTCGATCGACAGGTCGTAGTACCGCAGGTCGATGTCGAGGTACGGGTGGATCAGGCGGTCCTTGATGAACTGCCAGATGATGCGCGTCATCTCGTCGCCGTCGAGCTCGACGACCGGGCCGACGACCTTGATCTTCGCCATGCGGGACTCCTTGCTGGGGACTGGGCCGACCCAAGATTACTCGACATCGAGAGATCTCAGCCGGGCCGCGGGCGCGAGCCTGGTCACGTCCCACGGGGCGTTCGCGGCGGCCGTGACGGCCGGAGGACGGCGAGAAACCGCCGGAGCTCCGCGGGAACCGCGCCCGAACGACGCGCAGCACCGATTTTGGTGCCCGTCACCAGCCGCGGTCCACGGTCAGTGCTGGCATATTGGCCCGCGAACCACTCGAATCTACCGAACGGACCGCCATGTCCCAGGACCCCACCGCCGGCGCGCCCGAGCCCGAGGGCACCCAGCCCGCGGACCCGACGCCCGCCGAGCAGACCGCGGCGACCCCCGAGCCGGCCGCCGAGCCGGTCACCGAGACCGTCTCCGAGCCGGTCGTCGAGACCGTCGCCGAGCCGATCGTCGAGCCGGTCGTCGAGCCCGACGCCCAGCCGACCCCGGAGCCCGCGCCGGGTCCTGAGGCCGACGAGACCGAGTACGACGCCTACGTCGTGCCGGCGGGCACCGTCATCGTCGACGGCCCCGGCCTGCCCGCGCGCCTCGGCGCCGAGGTGCTCGGCACGTTCTTCCTGGTGTTCGCGGGCCTCGCGGTCGCGCTGTTCTCGTCGTCGCAGTTCGCGATCCTCGGCGGCGGGTCCGGCGCGCTCGGCGTCGCGCTGGCGTTCGGCCTCGCGCTCGCCGCGGGCGCCGCCGCGTTCGGCCACGTCTCCGGCGGCCACTTCAACCCTGCCGTCACGCTCGGCGCCGCGCTCGGCGGCCGCACGTCCTGGAAGGACGTGCTCCCCTACTGGCTCGCGCAGCTCGTCGGCGGCGCGCTCGGTGCCGCGGTCGCGTTCATCGCGATCCCGTCGGACCTGCCGAACCTCGTGCAGTCCGAGTCGGCGCGCGCGTTCTTCTCGGCCGTCGCCAACGGCTACGGCGAGCACACCGCGCTCAGCACCGCGACGGGCGGTCAGGCGCAGACGTCGCTGTTCACCGCGATCGTCATCGAGCTCGTCGTCACGGGCATCTTCGTCGCCGTGATCCTCGGCTCGACCGACCGCCGCGCCAACACGCGCGTCGCGCCGTTCGCGATCGGCCTCACGCTCGCCGTGGGCCTGCTCATCACCATCCCGCTCACCAACGGTGCGCTCAACCCCGCCCGCGCCACGGCCGCCG
The sequence above is a segment of the Cellulomonas palmilytica genome. Coding sequences within it:
- a CDS encoding NADP-dependent isocitrate dehydrogenase, which translates into the protein MAKIKVVGPVVELDGDEMTRIIWQFIKDRLIHPYLDIDLRYYDLSIENRDATDDQVTIDAAHAIKEHGVGVKCATITPDEARVEEFGLKKMWLSPNGTIRNILGGVVFREPIIISNIPRLVPGWNKPIIIGRHAHGDQYKATNFKVPGAGTLTLTFEPADGSEPIKQQVVTYPEAGGVAMGMYNFNESIRDFARASFAYGLQRGYPVYLSTKNTILKAYDGAFKDIFQEVFDTEFKEQFDAAGLTYEHRLIDDMVAAAMKWEGGYVWACKNYDGDVQSDTVAQGFGSLGLMTSVLMTPDGKTVEAEAAHGTVTRHYRQHQAGKPTSTNPIASIFAWTGGLKHRGKLDGTPEVTRFAETLEDVVIATVESGKMTKDLALLIGPEQPWLTTEEFLAALDENLAARLG
- a CDS encoding MIP family channel protein — encoded protein: MSQDPTAGAPEPEGTQPADPTPAEQTAATPEPAAEPVTETVSEPVVETVAEPIVEPVVEPDAQPTPEPAPGPEADETEYDAYVVPAGTVIVDGPGLPARLGAEVLGTFFLVFAGLAVALFSSSQFAILGGGSGALGVALAFGLALAAGAAAFGHVSGGHFNPAVTLGAALGGRTSWKDVLPYWLAQLVGGALGAAVAFIAIPSDLPNLVQSESARAFFSAVANGYGEHTALSTATGGQAQTSLFTAIVIELVVTGIFVAVILGSTDRRANTRVAPFAIGLTLAVGLLITIPLTNGALNPARATAAAIFSETWAWKQLWVFWAAPLVGAALAGIVYRAFAAEPPLEDNLLEEDDVYVTGEDVVVVEEQQR